In Porites lutea chromosome 1, jaPorLute2.1, whole genome shotgun sequence, a single genomic region encodes these proteins:
- the LOC140948856 gene encoding fibroblast growth factor receptor 4-like codes for MWSHIQVSQIDPNRTLLEQCNDLPYDPDFEFPEDKLILGELLGSGAFGKVIKAEATGINNFSPRDKSQKKSQRRPKMFRQHRAGHAYHDPRGRAYTKTTVAVKTVKGGATKEEVRDLVSELKILIYVGEHKNIVNLLGACIKRDRILVILEYAPHGSLQKFLRGKRDVYEATWTTTASDPEIGLNISHLVNYSYQISRGMEYLASKKCVHRDLAARNVLVGKDYVMKIADFGCPRNIYKSDLYMKTNSGVLPMKWMAIESLFLREYSEKSDVWSFGICLWEIFTLGGTPYPTIPVEELLDFLNDGNRMKNPRDCPSEIYKIMQDCWQEGPDKRPKFDQISQSIGTILEQRASQSVATEYLHSTEDNNRGRKDYHLDPHDSDHTVLVTRADVYDRPSSENIANNPLPPLPDDMEDQFDPESEERQQMLKPEIYEGLSGSEGDIELEDFHGNEQAVALELMPIAHSTEKAGNSKKKTTIV; via the exons ATGTGGTCGCACATACAG gtTTCCCAG attgaCCCTAATCGTACACTGCTCGAACAATGTAATGATCTGCCTTATGACCCTGATTTCGAGTTTCCTGAGGACAAGCTCATTCTTGGGGAGTTGCTAGGATCAGGGGCCTTCGGAAAAGTCATTAAAGCAGAGGCTACAGGAATAAACAACTTTAGTCCCAGAgacaaaagtcaaaagaaaagtCAGCGGCGACCTAAAATGTTTCGTCAACACAGGGCCGGCCATGCGTACCACGATCCCAGAGGCAGGGCGTACACGAAGACCACCGTAGCTGTAAAGACTGTTAAAG GGGGAGCTACTAAAGAGGAAGTTAGAGACCTGGTATCAGAGCTGAAAATTCTAATTTACGTTGGAGAACACAAAAACATTGTAAACCTCCTTGGTGCTTGTATCAAGCGAGATCGTATCCTTGTCATTCTGGAATATGCACCACATGGGAGTTTACAAAAGTTCTTACGAGGCAAGCGAGATGTTTATGAAGCAACCTGGACTACGACTGCCAGTGACCCAGAGATAGGATTGAATATATCACATCTTGTAAACTACTCTTACCAAATATCCCGTGGAATGGAATACCTGGCGTCTAAAAAG TGTGTTCACCGAGACTTGGCGGCCAGAAACGTTCTTGTTGGAAAAGACTACGTCATGAAGATCGCTGACTTTGGTTGCCCTCGAAATATTTACAAGAGTGACTTATATATGAAGACAAACAGTGGTGTTTTGCCAATGAAGTGGATGGCGATAGAATCATTGTTTTTGAGGGAGTACTCAGAGAAAAGTGATGT ATGGTCGTTTGGTATTTGCTTGTGGGAGATCTTTACACTGGGCGGCACACCGTATCCCACTATACCCGTAGAAGAGCTCCTAGACTTTCTCAATGATGGAAACCGTATGAAAAATCCCCGAGACTGCCCTTCGGAGATCTACAAAATTATGCAAGATTGCTGGCAGGAAGGTCCCGACAAGCGACCTAAATTTGATCAAATCAGCCAGTCGATTGGTACAATACTTGAGCAACGCGCTTCCCAG AGTGTCGCGACCGAGTACCTTCACTCAACAGAAGACAACAACCGTGGCAGAAAAGATTACCACCTTGATCCACATGACTCAGACCACACCGTTCTTGTGACGAGAGCAGATGTTTATGACAG GCCTTCAAGTGAAAATATTGCAAACAATCCCTTGCCTCCATTACCAGATGACATGGAAGATCAATTCGATCCAGAATCAGAGGAGAGACAACAGATGCTGAAACCAGAGATTTACGAAGGCTTGTCGGGGAGTGAGGGCGACATAGAACTAGAAGACTTCCATGGTAATGAGCAGGCTGTAGCCTTGGAACTGATGCCTATTGCTCACTCTACAGAAAAGGCCGGAAATTCAAAGAAGAAAACTACAATCGTCTGA